The following are encoded in a window of Mycobacteroides chelonae CCUG 47445 genomic DNA:
- a CDS encoding DUF2334 domain-containing protein, translated as MAGQLLVSVSGICDRTLDEIAVFTEEMDKRSIPLSFLVSPRLKGKYRLVEDQPTVDWLAARRSRGDAIVLHGYDQAATKKRRDEFAALPAHEANLRLMAADRVMEQTGLRTRLFAAPGWMASAGAVEMLPRNGFRLNIGLSEISDLVHGTSVRARVLGIGEGFLSEPWWCRMLVLSAARTARRDGVVRVAISAKHLRKPGPRQAMIDAIDLSLLHGSVPGVYEWSPKQVLHSVA; from the coding sequence ATGGCAGGACAGCTGCTGGTATCGGTGTCGGGAATCTGCGATCGCACTCTCGACGAGATCGCCGTATTTACTGAGGAAATGGATAAGCGGTCGATTCCGCTGTCGTTCCTCGTGTCCCCGCGCTTGAAGGGCAAGTACCGCCTCGTGGAGGACCAGCCAACGGTCGACTGGCTGGCCGCGCGCCGGTCGCGGGGCGACGCCATCGTCCTGCACGGATACGACCAGGCCGCCACCAAGAAGCGTCGCGATGAGTTCGCCGCGTTGCCCGCCCACGAGGCGAACCTGCGCCTGATGGCGGCCGACCGTGTGATGGAGCAGACGGGTCTGCGTACGCGCCTGTTTGCGGCACCGGGTTGGATGGCCTCGGCCGGCGCAGTGGAAATGCTGCCGCGCAACGGTTTCCGTCTAAATATCGGGCTTTCCGAGATTTCCGACCTGGTCCATGGCACTTCGGTGCGGGCGCGCGTGCTGGGTATCGGCGAGGGATTCCTCTCCGAGCCCTGGTGGTGCCGGATGCTGGTGCTCTCGGCCGCGCGGACCGCTCGCCGCGACGGTGTGGTGCGTGTGGCCATCTCGGCCAAACACCTTCGTAAGCCCGGTCCGCGGCAAGCCATGATCGATGCCATCGATCTCTCGCTGCTGCATGGCTCGGTTCCGGGCGTCTACGAATGGTCGCCCAAGCAGGTATTGCACAGCGTGGCCTAG
- a CDS encoding FAD-binding dehydrogenase gives MSDASSDAIVVGAGLAGLVATCELVDRGKNVVIVEQENAANLGGQAYWSFGGLFFVNSPEQRRLGIKDSHELALQDWLGTAGFDRPEDHWPRQWAHAYVDFAAGEKRSWLRARGLQTFPVVAWAERGGKDALGPGNSVPRFHITWGTGPGLVEIFARRVLAAVDRGQVRIAYRHQVDELIVEQGAAVGVRGTVLDPSTDARGMASSRTALGEFEFRAQAVIVTSGGIGANHDLVRANWPERMGRVPDQLLTGVPAHVDGRMLGISVDAGAHLINRDRMWHYTEGITNYDPVWPGHGIRILPGPSSLWLDANGSRIPAPLFPGFDTLGTLEHICRSGHDYSWFILNARIIAKEFALSGQEQNPDLTGKDVRGVLRRGKAGAPAPVQAFIDKGVDFVSATNLPDLVAKMNALPDVTPLDYATIAQQVTARDREVANPFGKDPQIAAIRAARGYLADRIVRVVAPHRLADPKAGPLIAVKLHILTRKTLGGLETDLDSRVLRADGSCFEGLYAAGEVAGFGGGGVHGYRALEGTFLGGCIFSGRAAGRGAAEDIG, from the coding sequence GTGAGTGACGCGAGTTCCGATGCCATCGTCGTCGGCGCAGGTCTTGCCGGGTTGGTGGCGACCTGTGAGTTGGTGGACCGCGGCAAGAACGTTGTCATCGTCGAGCAGGAGAACGCCGCCAATCTGGGCGGGCAGGCGTACTGGTCGTTCGGCGGCCTGTTCTTCGTCAACAGTCCTGAACAGCGTCGCCTGGGCATCAAGGACTCCCACGAGCTGGCACTGCAGGATTGGCTCGGTACCGCAGGCTTCGACCGGCCGGAGGACCACTGGCCTCGTCAATGGGCGCACGCGTATGTCGACTTCGCCGCAGGCGAGAAGCGAAGCTGGCTGCGCGCCAGGGGGTTACAAACATTTCCCGTGGTGGCGTGGGCCGAACGCGGCGGTAAAGACGCGCTGGGCCCGGGCAACTCGGTTCCCCGATTCCATATCACTTGGGGTACCGGGCCTGGCTTGGTGGAGATCTTCGCCCGGCGCGTGCTCGCCGCCGTGGACCGGGGTCAAGTGCGCATCGCCTACCGCCACCAGGTCGATGAGCTGATCGTCGAACAAGGTGCCGCCGTGGGCGTCCGGGGCACCGTGCTGGATCCTTCCACCGACGCGAGGGGTATGGCTTCCTCGCGAACAGCATTGGGAGAGTTTGAGTTCCGTGCACAAGCCGTCATCGTGACCAGCGGCGGTATCGGGGCCAACCACGACCTGGTGCGGGCCAACTGGCCCGAGCGGATGGGACGTGTTCCGGATCAGCTGTTGACCGGGGTACCCGCGCATGTCGATGGGCGCATGCTCGGGATTTCGGTCGACGCGGGTGCCCACCTGATCAACCGCGACCGCATGTGGCATTACACCGAGGGCATCACCAACTACGACCCGGTCTGGCCGGGCCACGGGATTCGCATCCTTCCCGGTCCATCATCACTCTGGTTGGACGCCAATGGATCTCGAATTCCTGCGCCATTGTTCCCCGGATTCGACACCCTGGGCACGTTGGAGCACATCTGCCGTAGTGGGCACGACTACTCGTGGTTCATCCTGAATGCGCGGATTATCGCCAAGGAGTTCGCACTGTCGGGGCAGGAGCAGAACCCCGACCTCACGGGCAAGGATGTGCGGGGGGTGCTCCGGCGCGGCAAGGCCGGCGCGCCGGCGCCCGTGCAGGCGTTCATCGATAAGGGCGTCGACTTCGTCAGTGCCACGAATCTGCCCGATCTGGTAGCCAAGATGAACGCGCTGCCGGACGTCACCCCGCTGGACTACGCGACGATCGCTCAGCAGGTAACGGCACGCGACCGTGAGGTGGCCAATCCGTTCGGTAAGGACCCGCAGATAGCCGCCATCCGCGCCGCGCGGGGGTATCTCGCCGATCGGATTGTCCGGGTGGTGGCTCCGCACCGACTCGCCGATCCCAAGGCGGGTCCGCTGATCGCCGTCAAGTTGCACATCTTGACCCGAAAGACCTTGGGCGGCTTAGAGACCGATTTGGATTCGCGGGTGTTGCGCGCCGACGGAAGTTGCTTCGAGGGCCTGTACGCGGCCGGAGAGGTCGCCGGGTTCGGCGGCGGCGGCGTGCACGGATATCGCGCCTTGGAGGGCACGTTCCTGGGCGGCTGCATCTTCAGCGGACGGGCCGCGGGCCGGGGCGCCGCCGAGGACATCGGCTAG
- a CDS encoding MBL fold metallo-hydrolase encodes MQLTHFGHSCLLAEFPSENGSTTLLFDPGNFSHGFEGITGLSAILITHQHPDHVDLARLPALVDANPGAALYADPMTAAQLGEPWQAVHAGDSFTVADLSVRGVGGQHAVIHPEIPLIDNTSYLIGDAGHPARLMHPGDALFAPGEEVDVLALPAAAPWMKVSEAIEYLRAVNPARAVPIHQGILQEAAYPFFYTRFREMSDADFQVLPHEDAVVF; translated from the coding sequence ATGCAGCTGACCCACTTCGGGCATTCGTGCCTGCTGGCAGAATTTCCGTCTGAGAATGGGAGCACGACGCTGCTGTTTGATCCGGGCAACTTCTCGCACGGATTCGAGGGCATCACCGGCCTGTCGGCCATCCTGATCACCCATCAGCACCCCGACCATGTGGACCTGGCGCGGCTACCCGCGCTCGTCGACGCCAACCCGGGGGCCGCGCTGTACGCCGACCCGATGACGGCGGCGCAGTTGGGCGAGCCGTGGCAGGCGGTGCATGCCGGTGACAGCTTCACCGTCGCGGATCTAAGTGTGCGGGGGGTGGGTGGGCAGCACGCGGTCATCCACCCGGAGATCCCGCTCATCGACAACACCTCGTATCTGATCGGCGACGCCGGCCATCCCGCGCGGCTCATGCACCCGGGCGACGCGCTCTTCGCCCCCGGCGAGGAGGTTGACGTGCTGGCACTACCGGCGGCAGCGCCGTGGATGAAGGTGTCCGAGGCCATCGAATACCTGCGTGCGGTCAACCCTGCCCGGGCGGTGCCGATCCACCAGGGCATCCTGCAGGAGGCCGCATACCCGTTCTTCTACACGCGATTTCGCGAGATGTCTGACGCCGACTTCCAGGTGCTGCCACACGAGGACGCGGTGGTGTTCTAA
- the purS gene encoding phosphoribosylformylglycinamidine synthase subunit PurS: MARVVVNVMPKPEILDPQGQAIVGALARLGYAGVADVRQGKRFELEFEGEIGDADLESIAEALLANTVIEDWEIVRESE, encoded by the coding sequence GTGGCCCGAGTCGTCGTTAACGTCATGCCGAAACCCGAGATCCTGGACCCGCAGGGACAAGCGATCGTGGGCGCACTCGCCCGCCTTGGCTATGCCGGTGTGGCAGACGTCCGGCAGGGCAAGCGCTTTGAGTTGGAATTCGAGGGAGAGATCGGTGACGCCGATCTCGAGTCGATCGCCGAGGCGCTGCTCGCCAACACCGTCATTGAGGACTGGGAAATCGTGCGGGAGTCCGAATGA
- the purQ gene encoding phosphoribosylformylglycinamidine synthase subunit PurQ — MTPRIGVITFPGTLDDVDAARAARLSGAEAVPLWHDDADLKSVDAVIVPGGFSYGDYLRAGAIARFAPVMRSVVDAAAQGLPILGICNGFQVLCEAGLLPGALARNAGLHFVCRDVWLGVDANNTAWSSRYDKGADILVPLKSGEGRYVASDEVLDELEGEGRVVFRYRENPNGSMRDIAGISSANGRVVGLMPHPEHATEPLTGPSDDGLGIFYSALDAVLTA, encoded by the coding sequence ATGACCCCACGCATCGGTGTCATCACGTTCCCCGGCACCCTCGACGACGTCGACGCCGCCCGTGCGGCCCGGCTCTCCGGTGCCGAGGCGGTCCCGTTGTGGCACGACGATGCCGACCTGAAGTCCGTCGATGCGGTGATTGTGCCCGGTGGCTTTTCCTACGGTGATTACCTGCGTGCCGGGGCCATCGCGCGGTTCGCCCCCGTGATGCGTTCCGTAGTTGACGCCGCCGCACAAGGCCTGCCAATCCTGGGTATCTGCAATGGTTTCCAGGTGCTGTGCGAGGCGGGACTGCTGCCCGGCGCATTGGCTCGTAACGCCGGTTTGCACTTCGTGTGCCGCGACGTCTGGCTAGGAGTCGACGCCAACAACACGGCGTGGTCGTCTCGGTACGACAAGGGTGCCGACATCCTGGTGCCACTCAAGTCCGGTGAAGGCCGCTATGTGGCCTCCGATGAGGTTCTCGACGAGTTGGAGGGCGAAGGCCGGGTGGTATTCCGCTACCGCGAGAACCCCAACGGGTCGATGCGCGATATCGCGGGGATTTCCTCGGCCAATGGCCGCGTGGTGGGGCTCATGCCGCACCCAGAGCATGCGACCGAGCCGCTGACCGGCCCGAGCGATGACGGGCTCGGCATTTTCTACTCGGCGCTCGACGCCGTGCTCACCGCCTGA
- a CDS encoding family 1 encapsulin nanocompartment shell protein has product MNNLYRELAPITDEAWAEIETEATRTFKRHIAGRRVVDVSEPGGPSSAAVSTGHLLDVAAPADGVQAHLRESKPLVRLRVPFTISRSAIDDVERGSQDSDWDPVKVAAKKLAFAEDRAIFEGYPAASIVGIRESSSNPELKLPEDVREYPDIVAQALSELRLAGVDGPYSVLLSAEEYTKVSEASDRGYPIREHLRRLVTGEILWAPAIDGAFVLSCRGGDFDLQLGTDVTIGYLSHDADSVQLYLQETLTFLAYTAEASVALLP; this is encoded by the coding sequence ATGAACAACCTGTATCGCGAACTCGCCCCGATCACGGACGAGGCGTGGGCGGAGATCGAGACCGAGGCCACCCGCACCTTCAAACGCCATATCGCCGGGCGCCGGGTGGTCGATGTCAGCGAGCCGGGCGGCCCCTCCAGCGCGGCGGTGAGCACCGGCCACCTGTTGGACGTGGCCGCACCCGCCGACGGCGTCCAGGCGCATCTACGCGAGAGTAAACCGCTTGTACGACTACGCGTTCCGTTCACCATCAGCCGGTCGGCCATCGACGACGTGGAACGCGGCTCCCAGGACTCCGACTGGGACCCGGTCAAGGTGGCGGCCAAAAAGCTGGCCTTCGCCGAGGACCGCGCCATCTTCGAGGGATATCCCGCCGCCTCGATCGTCGGCATCCGTGAGTCGAGCTCAAATCCCGAACTCAAGCTCCCCGAGGATGTCCGCGAGTACCCCGACATTGTTGCGCAGGCGCTGTCGGAACTGCGCCTGGCCGGTGTCGACGGCCCGTACTCGGTGCTGCTGTCGGCTGAGGAGTACACAAAGGTCAGCGAGGCCTCCGATCGCGGCTACCCGATCCGCGAGCATCTCCGCCGGTTGGTCACCGGGGAAATCCTCTGGGCGCCGGCGATCGATGGCGCGTTCGTGCTGAGCTGCCGCGGCGGCGACTTCGATCTGCAACTGGGCACCGATGTCACCATCGGCTACCTGTCCCATGACGCCGACAGCGTGCAGCTGTATCTACAGGAGACCCTGACGTTCCTGGCTTACACCGCCGAGGCCTCGGTCGCACTGCTGCCCTAG
- a CDS encoding Dyp-type peroxidase yields the protein MTDPVPQPVLEPLSSSAIFLVVTVDVGAEQAVHAALPDLSGLAKAIGFRDPARRLSLVTAIGSDAWNRLFSGPRPARLWPFQEVRGERHTAPSTPGDLLFHIRASTMDRCFELATRITSTLAGAITVVDEVHGFQYFDNRDLLGFVDGTENPDGEEAASAALVGAEDADFATGSYVHIQKYLHDMAAWSALPVDEQEKVIGRTKLDDIEFDDAVKPSNSHVALNVIEDDEGNELQILRRNMPFGELGKAEFGTYYIAYSRTPDVTERMLHNMFVGDPPGNTDRILDFSTAVTGGLFFAPSADFLDAPPPLPSQVAAKSTEYQGSLSIGSLKGTSA from the coding sequence GTGACCGATCCCGTGCCACAGCCTGTTCTGGAACCGCTGTCCTCGTCGGCCATTTTCCTGGTGGTGACTGTCGACGTGGGCGCCGAACAAGCAGTTCACGCCGCATTGCCCGACTTATCCGGCCTGGCTAAGGCCATCGGATTCCGCGACCCGGCACGGCGATTGTCGCTGGTTACGGCAATCGGCTCGGATGCCTGGAACCGGCTCTTTTCCGGGCCGCGCCCCGCTCGGCTGTGGCCGTTTCAGGAGGTGCGTGGCGAGCGACACACCGCCCCATCGACCCCTGGTGACCTGCTGTTCCACATCCGCGCGAGCACTATGGACCGCTGCTTCGAACTGGCCACGCGCATTACGAGCACGCTGGCGGGTGCCATCACCGTGGTGGACGAGGTACACGGCTTTCAGTACTTCGACAACCGAGACCTGCTGGGATTTGTCGACGGCACCGAGAATCCCGATGGTGAGGAAGCCGCGTCGGCAGCCCTCGTCGGCGCCGAGGATGCCGACTTTGCCACGGGCAGCTACGTACATATCCAGAAATACCTGCACGATATGGCCGCCTGGAGCGCATTGCCGGTCGACGAGCAGGAGAAGGTGATCGGACGTACCAAGCTCGACGACATCGAATTCGACGATGCCGTCAAACCCTCGAATTCGCATGTGGCCCTGAATGTCATCGAAGACGACGAGGGCAACGAGCTGCAGATCCTGCGACGCAACATGCCGTTCGGCGAGCTGGGGAAGGCCGAGTTCGGGACGTACTACATCGCCTACTCACGCACCCCGGATGTCACAGAACGCATGCTGCACAACATGTTTGTCGGGGATCCCCCAGGGAACACCGACCGTATCCTGGACTTCTCGACCGCGGTCACCGGCGGACTGTTCTTCGCACCGTCCGCGGACTTCCTCGACGCTCCCCCACCGCTGCCCAGCCAGGTAGCCGCGAAATCCACTGAGTACCAAGGGTCCCTATCCATCGGCAGCCTGAAAGGAACGTCGGCATGA
- a CDS encoding M18 family aminopeptidase: MTATASGLCQFIDASPSPFHAVDTVAQRLRQEGFTELFEAQRWPGHSGDYFTVRSGSIVAWRGVDMEDDNAAFRVIGAHTDSPNLRVKANADRVQAGWPMVALEPYGGAWVQTWLDRDLGLSGRVLVRDGDALRSTLIRIDQPILRVPNLAIHMVSAEERKKWVIDPQWHVNSVWSGGKSFDEFIAGQLGVAAADVLGRDLMAHDLTAAALIGPDESLVSAPRLDNQASCYAGLEAFLAAESSSTIVLALFDHEEIGSVSGHGAHSDLLSTVLERIVLSSNGTREDFLRRAAASLMVSADMAHATHPNYPDRHEPGHQIAVNAGPVIKIHPNVRYATDGRGAAAFALACGRAGVPYQRYEHRADMQCGSTIGPFAASHTGIVTVDVGAATLAMHSVRELMGAHDVPMYSDALQAFLELPATS; encoded by the coding sequence GTGACCGCGACCGCATCAGGACTGTGCCAATTCATCGACGCCTCACCGTCTCCGTTTCACGCGGTGGACACGGTGGCACAGCGACTCCGTCAGGAGGGCTTCACCGAGCTGTTCGAGGCGCAGCGTTGGCCGGGACACTCGGGTGACTACTTCACGGTGCGGTCGGGGTCGATCGTGGCCTGGCGCGGTGTCGACATGGAAGACGACAACGCGGCCTTCCGGGTGATCGGGGCGCATACCGATAGCCCGAACCTACGGGTGAAGGCCAATGCCGATCGAGTGCAGGCGGGTTGGCCCATGGTCGCCCTGGAGCCCTATGGCGGTGCATGGGTGCAGACCTGGCTGGACCGCGACCTGGGGCTGTCCGGAAGGGTGCTGGTGCGTGACGGAGATGCGTTGCGGTCCACCCTGATTCGCATCGATCAGCCGATCCTGCGGGTGCCGAATCTGGCGATCCACATGGTCAGTGCCGAGGAGCGTAAGAAATGGGTGATCGACCCGCAGTGGCATGTGAATTCGGTATGGAGCGGTGGGAAGAGCTTCGACGAGTTCATTGCCGGCCAGCTGGGGGTCGCCGCGGCCGATGTCCTCGGACGCGATCTCATGGCGCACGACCTGACCGCCGCGGCGCTCATCGGCCCTGACGAGAGCCTGGTCAGCGCCCCGCGTCTGGACAATCAGGCCAGCTGCTACGCCGGACTGGAGGCGTTCCTTGCCGCCGAGTCCAGCTCGACGATCGTCCTCGCACTCTTCGACCACGAGGAAATCGGCTCGGTATCCGGTCATGGCGCTCACTCGGACCTGTTGTCGACAGTTCTGGAACGGATCGTGCTGTCCAGCAACGGCACCCGAGAGGACTTCCTGCGGCGCGCGGCCGCTTCACTGATGGTCTCGGCCGATATGGCGCACGCCACTCACCCCAACTACCCGGATCGGCATGAACCGGGTCACCAGATTGCCGTCAATGCCGGGCCGGTGATCAAGATTCATCCGAACGTTCGGTATGCCACCGATGGCCGGGGTGCGGCGGCATTCGCGCTGGCCTGCGGGCGGGCAGGTGTCCCGTATCAGCGGTACGAACATCGGGCGGATATGCAGTGCGGCTCCACCATTGGACCGTTCGCGGCCTCACACACCGGCATCGTCACCGTCGATGTCGGTGCCGCCACGCTGGCCATGCATTCGGTGCGCGAACTGATGGGTGCGCACGACGTTCCGATGTATTCAGATGCGCTGCAAGCGTTTCTGGAGCTGCCCGCTACATCGTGA
- a CDS encoding maleylpyruvate isomerase family mycothiol-dependent enzyme, giving the protein MTVTIVAKNPVVAALAAEWTALDELGAALTDEQWAAPSVLPGWTVKDVIAHVVGTERLLSGDPLPSTDEAVANLPHVHNPVGVLNERWLTYYRKLPPVAVLNDLRSVTSARLAILEGLSQEQFNAETSTPVGPESYGRFMQIRDFDCWMHELDVRDSLGLPAPADPVAATPALTELINALPFLVGKRASAPQGSRIRFVLTGISAQNIDIEIPDRARIVSALSGAPHVTLTADTCEFARHLGGRASANRDGFTLDGDPDLGWHIIANLRFTM; this is encoded by the coding sequence ATGACCGTCACGATCGTCGCCAAAAATCCCGTCGTCGCCGCTCTGGCCGCGGAGTGGACCGCGTTGGACGAGCTCGGCGCCGCCTTGACCGATGAGCAGTGGGCCGCTCCGTCGGTGCTGCCGGGGTGGACGGTCAAGGATGTCATCGCGCACGTGGTGGGTACCGAACGTCTGCTGTCCGGCGACCCACTGCCCAGCACTGATGAGGCCGTCGCCAATCTCCCACACGTACACAATCCGGTCGGCGTCCTCAACGAACGGTGGCTGACCTACTACCGCAAGCTGCCGCCCGTGGCGGTGCTGAACGACTTACGTAGCGTGACCAGCGCGCGCCTTGCCATCCTGGAGGGCCTGTCCCAGGAGCAGTTCAACGCTGAGACATCGACTCCGGTGGGGCCGGAAAGCTACGGCCGGTTCATGCAGATCCGCGATTTCGACTGTTGGATGCACGAATTGGATGTGCGTGACAGCCTCGGACTGCCCGCACCGGCCGACCCGGTGGCGGCGACACCGGCCCTCACCGAGCTGATCAACGCATTGCCGTTCCTGGTCGGAAAGCGAGCGAGTGCACCCCAGGGCAGCCGGATACGTTTCGTGCTCACCGGAATTAGTGCGCAGAACATTGATATCGAAATCCCCGACCGGGCCCGCATCGTCTCGGCGCTCTCCGGCGCGCCGCACGTGACGCTCACCGCGGACACCTGCGAGTTCGCCCGTCATCTGGGTGGGCGAGCCAGCGCGAACCGCGACGGATTCACCCTCGACGGTGATCCGGATCTAGGTTGGCACATCATCGCCAACCTGCGCTTCACGATGTAG
- a CDS encoding DoxX family protein yields MSVISTFSEKSTPEKIGIALSGIILLFLLGDALPKIFGAEFAQKATEQLGFAPYQTALIGWVLLACTIVWAIPRTAVLGAVGLTAYLGGAVTIDMHEEVWFAVVFAVGFGLLIWAAMILRRRELLRVLIG; encoded by the coding sequence ATGTCCGTCATATCCACATTCAGTGAGAAATCGACACCGGAGAAGATCGGTATCGCGCTGAGCGGCATCATCCTGTTGTTCCTCTTGGGTGATGCGTTACCCAAGATCTTTGGTGCGGAGTTCGCCCAGAAGGCGACCGAGCAGCTGGGTTTCGCGCCGTATCAGACCGCGCTCATTGGCTGGGTGCTCTTGGCATGCACCATCGTGTGGGCCATTCCACGTACCGCGGTGCTCGGCGCCGTGGGGTTGACGGCCTACCTGGGTGGCGCGGTCACGATCGATATGCACGAGGAAGTTTGGTTCGCCGTGGTGTTCGCGGTCGGATTCGGACTGCTGATCTGGGCGGCGATGATTCTGCGCCGGCGCGAGCTGTTGCGGGTGTTGATCGGCTAG
- the purL gene encoding phosphoribosylformylglycinamidine synthase subunit PurL, giving the protein MTSRVDTVDNATATPDHPQPFAELGLKDDEYARIREILGRRPTDAELAMYSVMWSEHCSYKSSKVHLRYFGQTTTEEMRSAMLAGIGENAGVVDIGDGWAVTFKVESHNHPSYVEPYQGAATGVGGIVRDIMAMGARPIAVMDQLRFGAADAPDTRRVFDGVVRGIGGYGNSLGLPNIGGETVFDASYAGNPLVNALCAGVLRKEDLHLAFASGTGNKIILFGARTGLDGIGGVSVLASETFGGDEADGASRKKLPSVQVGDPFTEKVLIECCLELYAAHLVVGIQDLGGAGLSCATSELASAGDGGMHIDLDKVPLRATGMTPAEVLSSESQERMCAVVTPENVDAFMAVCRKWDVLATVIGEVTDGDRLRITWHGETVVDVPPRTVAHEGPVYQRPVARPDTQDALIADSAAGLARPATAGELRQTLLDMIGSPHLCSRAFITEQYDRYVRGNTVLAEHADSGVIRVDEQTGRGIALATDASGRYTVLDPYNGARLALAEAYRNVAASGATPVAVTNCLNFGSPEDPGVMWQFSEAVRGLADGCVELGIPVTGGNVSFYNQTGTTPILPTPVVGVLGVIDDVKRRIPTGFGTEPGETLILLGDTADEFDGSIWAQVAHDHLGGTPPKVDLAREQLIAQILTAASRDGLVSAAHDLSEGGLIQAVIESALAGETGCRILLPEGADPFVALFSESAGRVLVAVPRTEESRFVAMCEARQLPAVRIGVVDQGSDSVEVQGQFSVTLAELREVHEGVLPGLFG; this is encoded by the coding sequence GTGACTTCACGGGTTGATACGGTCGACAACGCAACAGCCACCCCCGATCACCCGCAGCCCTTCGCTGAACTAGGGCTCAAGGACGACGAGTACGCCCGCATCCGGGAGATACTCGGGCGCCGTCCCACGGACGCCGAGCTGGCTATGTACTCGGTGATGTGGAGCGAGCACTGCTCGTACAAGTCCTCCAAGGTGCACCTGCGCTACTTCGGGCAGACCACCACCGAGGAGATGCGCTCAGCGATGCTCGCCGGAATCGGTGAGAACGCCGGAGTGGTGGATATCGGCGATGGCTGGGCGGTCACCTTCAAGGTCGAGTCGCATAACCACCCGTCGTACGTCGAGCCGTACCAGGGCGCCGCCACGGGTGTGGGCGGCATCGTGCGCGACATCATGGCCATGGGCGCCCGGCCGATCGCCGTCATGGATCAGCTGCGCTTCGGTGCTGCCGATGCCCCCGACACCCGTCGTGTCTTTGATGGCGTGGTGCGCGGTATCGGCGGCTACGGGAACTCGCTGGGCCTGCCCAATATCGGCGGCGAGACGGTGTTCGATGCCTCGTATGCCGGTAATCCGTTGGTGAACGCGCTGTGCGCCGGCGTGCTGCGCAAGGAAGATCTGCATCTGGCCTTCGCCTCCGGCACCGGCAACAAGATCATCCTGTTCGGGGCACGCACCGGTCTCGACGGCATCGGCGGTGTGTCGGTGCTGGCCTCGGAGACCTTTGGCGGCGACGAGGCCGACGGTGCTTCTCGCAAGAAGCTCCCCAGCGTGCAGGTGGGCGACCCGTTCACCGAGAAGGTGCTCATCGAGTGCTGTCTTGAGTTGTACGCGGCACATCTGGTGGTCGGCATCCAGGACCTCGGTGGCGCCGGACTATCCTGCGCCACATCGGAACTGGCTTCGGCCGGAGACGGCGGTATGCACATCGATCTGGATAAAGTGCCGCTGCGCGCGACCGGAATGACCCCTGCTGAGGTGCTCTCCAGCGAGTCTCAGGAGCGCATGTGCGCGGTGGTTACCCCCGAGAACGTAGACGCCTTCATGGCCGTGTGCCGCAAGTGGGATGTGTTGGCCACCGTCATCGGTGAGGTGACCGATGGTGACCGGCTGCGGATCACCTGGCACGGCGAGACCGTCGTCGATGTGCCGCCGCGGACCGTTGCCCACGAAGGCCCCGTCTATCAGCGCCCGGTGGCCCGGCCCGACACCCAGGACGCGCTGATCGCCGACAGTGCAGCAGGTTTGGCGCGCCCGGCCACGGCCGGGGAACTGCGGCAGACGCTGCTGGACATGATCGGTAGCCCGCACCTGTGCAGCCGGGCCTTCATCACCGAGCAGTACGACCGGTACGTGCGCGGTAACACCGTGCTTGCCGAGCATGCCGACTCCGGCGTGATCCGGGTGGATGAGCAGACCGGGCGTGGAATCGCCTTGGCCACCGATGCTTCCGGTCGGTACACGGTGCTTGATCCCTATAACGGCGCCCGCTTGGCGCTCGCTGAGGCGTACCGCAATGTGGCGGCCTCCGGTGCGACCCCCGTCGCGGTGACCAACTGCCTGAACTTCGGTTCCCCGGAGGACCCGGGCGTCATGTGGCAGTTCTCCGAGGCGGTCCGTGGCCTCGCCGATGGCTGTGTGGAGCTGGGCATCCCGGTCACGGGAGGCAACGTCAGCTTCTACAACCAGACCGGCACCACGCCCATTCTGCCCACTCCGGTGGTCGGGGTACTGGGCGTTATTGACGACGTAAAACGGCGCATCCCCACGGGATTCGGTACCGAACCCGGAGAAACGCTGATCCTGCTGGGCGACACCGCCGACGAATTCGACGGTTCCATCTGGGCGCAGGTGGCACACGATCACCTGGGAGGCACCCCGCCAAAGGTCGACCTGGCCCGCGAGCAGCTGATTGCGCAGATTCTCACCGCCGCATCGCGAGACGGGCTGGTGTCCGCCGCTCACGACCTGTCCGAGGGTGGGCTCATCCAGGCCGTTATCGAGTCGGCGCTGGCCGGCGAAACCGGTTGCCGCATCCTGCTTCCCGAGGGAGCCGATCCCTTCGTGGCGTTGTTCTCCGAGTCCGCCGGGCGTGTGCTGGTCGCGGTCCCGCGCACCGAGGAGAGCAGATTCGTCGCGATGTGCGAGGCGCGGCAGTTGCCTGCGGTGCGCATCGGTGTTGTCGATCAGGGGTCGGATTCCGTTGAGGTGCAGGGGCAGTTCTCGGTCACTCTGGCCGAGCTGCGTGAAGTCCATGAAGGTGTGTTGCCCGGATTGTTCGGATGA